From Acidovorax sp. FHTAMBA, one genomic window encodes:
- a CDS encoding M14 family metallopeptidase yields MNMHSNLHRETPPASLAAPKPGRLRNLPWKVSALLATALLTACSTTPLPPWPSTPGARTGAPAPLPRAQPGTVVPAPLGQAPLAPPPRPAVVTSPLPPPAPLVVQDQGPMAPPYGAAVAARFPDPPTAYSTPGLGPDRRAFTTNAEISQWLQSLAEPAPRGGTRTRLLNLGMSQRGEPILGLLATRAAGTEPADLDTSGRPTVVLIGQQHGDEPAGSEALLVISRELVQGLLEPLLDRINVVVVPRANPDGAAAGTRVTASGVDMNRDHLLLNTPEARALAQAISTYRPILVLDAHEYTAVGRYLQKFNAIQRYDALLQYATTANYPEFLTKASEEWYHQPMVAALRAQNLTSDWYYTTSTNPDDKRISMGGTQPDTGRNVNGLKNTVSLLVETRGVGLGRMHIQRRVHSQVTAITSALRSTAERATNLEQVRSFVERDVSAKACRDQVVVEAAATPTQRQLDFLDPDTGADRSIRVDWNSSLTLRAIKTRARPCGYWLSASSSEAVERLKLLGLQVLRVAEPGSALADTYRETARETADRQDVIGTIAGGQGIVRVQVAPTRSAIDIPAGSFYVPLNQPRANLAVAALEPDTQNSYFANHLIADLAHSARVMAPPALVFED; encoded by the coding sequence ATGAACATGCATTCCAATCTTCACCGCGAAACCCCACCCGCATCCCTGGCCGCGCCGAAACCCGGCCGCCTGCGGAATCTGCCGTGGAAGGTCTCTGCACTGCTGGCCACAGCGCTGTTGACGGCGTGCAGCACCACACCCCTGCCCCCGTGGCCCTCCACACCTGGCGCGAGAACAGGCGCACCCGCCCCCCTGCCCCGCGCCCAGCCCGGCACGGTGGTTCCTGCGCCCCTGGGCCAGGCACCTTTGGCCCCGCCCCCACGCCCAGCTGTAGTTACCAGCCCCCTGCCCCCGCCAGCGCCGCTGGTGGTGCAAGACCAGGGCCCCATGGCGCCACCCTACGGCGCTGCAGTGGCAGCCCGGTTCCCTGATCCACCCACTGCCTACAGCACCCCTGGCCTGGGCCCGGACCGCAGGGCCTTCACCACCAATGCCGAAATCAGCCAGTGGCTGCAGTCGCTGGCCGAGCCCGCGCCCCGCGGGGGCACACGCACCAGGCTGCTCAACCTGGGCATGTCGCAGCGGGGCGAACCCATCCTGGGCCTGCTGGCCACGCGCGCGGCGGGCACCGAGCCCGCTGACCTGGACACCAGCGGCCGGCCCACGGTGGTGCTCATTGGCCAGCAGCACGGCGACGAGCCCGCTGGCAGCGAGGCCCTGCTGGTCATCAGCCGGGAGCTGGTGCAGGGGCTGCTCGAGCCGCTGCTGGACCGCATCAACGTCGTGGTCGTGCCCCGTGCCAACCCCGACGGCGCCGCGGCCGGAACCCGTGTCACCGCCAGTGGCGTGGACATGAACCGCGACCACCTGCTCCTGAATACGCCCGAAGCCCGCGCACTGGCCCAAGCGATCAGCACCTACCGGCCGATCCTGGTGCTGGACGCCCATGAATACACCGCCGTCGGCCGCTATCTGCAGAAGTTCAACGCCATCCAGCGCTACGACGCGCTGCTGCAGTACGCCACCACGGCCAACTACCCCGAGTTTCTGACCAAGGCGTCTGAAGAGTGGTACCACCAGCCCATGGTGGCGGCGCTCCGGGCCCAGAACCTCACGAGCGACTGGTACTACACAACCTCCACCAATCCGGATGACAAGCGCATCTCGATGGGGGGCACCCAGCCCGACACCGGGCGCAACGTGAATGGCCTTAAAAACACCGTGAGCCTGCTGGTGGAAACGCGCGGCGTGGGCCTTGGGCGCATGCACATCCAGCGCCGGGTGCACTCACAGGTCACCGCCATCACCAGTGCGCTGCGCAGCACGGCCGAGCGTGCCACCAACCTGGAGCAGGTGCGCTCGTTTGTGGAGCGCGACGTGAGCGCGAAGGCTTGCCGCGACCAGGTGGTGGTGGAAGCTGCTGCAACCCCCACGCAGCGCCAGCTCGATTTTCTGGATCCCGACACCGGTGCAGACCGCTCCATCCGTGTGGACTGGAATTCCTCCCTCACCTTGCGTGCCATCAAGACGCGGGCCCGCCCCTGCGGCTACTGGCTGTCGGCAAGTTCCAGTGAAGCCGTGGAGCGCCTGAAGCTGCTGGGGCTGCAGGTACTGCGCGTGGCCGAGCCCGGCTCGGCCCTGGCCGACACCTACCGCGAAACCGCCCGGGAGACAGCCGACCGCCAGGACGTGATCGGCACAATTGCGGGTGGCCAGGGCATTGTGCGCGTGCAGGTGGCGCCGACGCGCAGCGCCATTGACATACCCGCAGGCAGCTTCTACGTGCCCCTGAACCAGCCCCGCGCCAACCTGGCCGTGGCGGCACTGGAGCCCGATACCCAAAACAGCTACTTCGCCAACCACCTGATCGCGGACCTGGCGCACTCGGCCCGCGTCATGGCGCCACCGGCACTGGTTTTCGAGGATTGA
- a CDS encoding endonuclease/exonuclease/phosphatase family protein produces MRPIDPPQPLATLMVATCNVLNLANPGRVFYDNQDPYSQTEFERKLTWLGDRFRMLNADVLAVQEVWDDAALKGALGRSGLRYDFVAVPGAENDATHGGAKGTPRVGIATRLKVEAMQSFAEFPPGFQVDVPGLGLHTHFERPPLVVTLRMKHGQSLTVLTAHLKSKRPKFLQDAQGNPTEDRDDRKVMALASLRSLIMRGAEAMALRCLVIDLLHRTSTPLVVLGDLNDTPDSVTTQLICATNEIAYDRSARDVALFNAYDLQGDAALKKDVAYSHIHQGSPSVLDQILVSEEFVQNGRNSVGDVKRVDYFNDHLHEGRDRTRSDHGFVRALLRLRMPPQDPPPPPAPLQPQPPSANPL; encoded by the coding sequence ATGCGCCCCATCGATCCACCCCAGCCCCTGGCCACCCTGATGGTGGCCACCTGCAACGTGCTCAACCTGGCTAATCCGGGCCGCGTTTTCTACGACAACCAGGATCCCTATAGCCAGACCGAATTCGAGCGCAAGCTCACCTGGCTGGGCGACCGGTTTCGCATGCTCAATGCCGACGTGCTGGCGGTCCAGGAGGTGTGGGACGATGCAGCGCTCAAGGGCGCACTCGGCCGCAGCGGCCTGCGCTACGACTTTGTGGCGGTACCTGGTGCAGAGAACGACGCCACCCACGGCGGTGCCAAGGGCACGCCCCGGGTGGGCATCGCCACAAGGCTCAAGGTCGAGGCCATGCAGTCGTTTGCAGAATTCCCGCCGGGTTTTCAGGTGGACGTGCCCGGTCTGGGTTTGCACACGCATTTCGAACGCCCCCCGCTGGTGGTCACACTGCGCATGAAACATGGGCAGAGCCTGACGGTGCTGACAGCCCACCTCAAATCCAAGCGGCCCAAGTTCCTGCAGGATGCACAGGGGAACCCCACCGAGGACCGGGATGACCGCAAAGTGATGGCACTGGCGTCGCTGCGCTCGCTGATCATGCGCGGTGCGGAGGCCATGGCGCTGCGTTGCCTGGTGATTGACCTGCTGCACCGCACCAGCACGCCGCTGGTGGTCCTGGGTGACCTCAACGACACCCCCGACAGCGTCACCACGCAACTCATCTGCGCCACCAACGAGATCGCGTACGACCGCTCGGCGCGCGATGTGGCCCTGTTCAATGCCTACGACCTGCAAGGCGATGCGGCGCTGAAAAAGGACGTGGCGTACTCACACATCCACCAGGGTTCCCCCAGCGTGCTCGACCAGATCCTGGTGAGCGAGGAGTTCGTGCAAAACGGCAGGAACAGCGTGGGCGACGTGAAGCGTGTGGACTATTTCAATGACCACCTGCACGAAGGGCGTGACCGCACCCGCTCCGACCACGGCTTTGTACGCGCGCTTCTACGCCTCAGGATGCCACCGCAGGACCCCCCGCCACCGCCTGCACCGCTACAGCCGCAGCCTCCCTCGGCAAACCCCCTTTAG
- a CDS encoding nucleoside-diphosphate sugar epimerase, translated as MDFATLPLLPPVDDVYITLGTTMAVAGSQAAFRAVDYDAVMATARAARAAGATRCGVVTAMGADPNSRIFYNRVKGEVERDLAGLGFSTLVIARPSLLMGERRSLHQAARPAETLSLKLFTWLNPVIPASYRARPGADVARALVHAVQTRPDGLHVLTGSDLQPF; from the coding sequence GTGGACTTCGCGACCCTGCCCCTGCTGCCGCCAGTAGACGATGTCTACATCACGCTTGGCACCACCATGGCGGTTGCGGGCAGCCAGGCAGCCTTTCGTGCAGTGGATTACGACGCCGTGATGGCAACCGCGCGCGCTGCCCGCGCAGCCGGTGCCACCCGCTGCGGTGTGGTCACCGCGATGGGGGCCGATCCGAATTCGCGCATCTTCTACAACCGCGTGAAGGGAGAGGTGGAGCGGGACCTGGCAGGCCTGGGATTTTCCACACTCGTGATCGCCCGCCCTTCCCTGCTCATGGGCGAGCGGCGCAGCTTGCACCAGGCTGCGCGCCCAGCGGAAACGCTGTCCCTCAAGCTCTTTACATGGCTGAACCCGGTGATTCCCGCCAGCTACCGCGCCCGCCCCGGCGCCGACGTGGCACGTGCGCTGGTGCACGCCGTACAGACGCGCCCCGACGGGCTGCATGTTCTGACGGGCAGCGACCTCCAGCCTTTCTGA
- a CDS encoding DEAD/DEAH box helicase — translation MTFDELNLAPAILKAVHETGYETPTPIQAQAIPAVMEGHDLLAGAQTGTGKTAAFTLPMLHRLSQSAAPKNKFGGKGIRALVLTPTRELAAQVEESVREYGKYLDINSTVVFGGVGMNPQIDRIKRGVDILVATPGRLLDLQQQGFLDLSTVQVLVLDEADRMLDMGFIHDVKKVLALVPKDKQSLLFSATFSDEIRDLANTLLKNPQSIQVTPRNTTVQRISQVIHPVGRGKKKQVLLHIIQQHNWSQVLVFTRTKFGANNVAEFLTKNGVQAMALHGNKSQSARTQALAGFKSGEIRALVATDIAARGIDIDDLPHVVNYEIPNVSEDYVHRIGRTGRAGATGEAVSLVCMDEEGFMMDIERFTKQQIPVQVIEGFGPEPGEKAEPIAMGRQTIWGGAGKPPSREVMQAAAKAARSEMMDRIRTNKAGQGGGQGGDRAPRSGSGGGGRSGGGAPRSAQGPAGGGRGGQGGGRGGARDGAPQAPARSRGPRPEGGGGGHRYDDAQPPRANAHLGTHLGHSNPSHRSSSHGAGGQPDPMRTSVDSMAERGRRGGGGGGGGYRNSGGGGYGGGSGAGGGGGRGNGSRGPGGPRGSFNR, via the coding sequence ATGACATTTGACGAACTGAACCTGGCTCCTGCCATCCTGAAGGCCGTGCACGAAACGGGCTACGAAACCCCGACGCCCATTCAGGCCCAGGCCATTCCCGCCGTGATGGAAGGCCATGACCTTCTGGCCGGCGCACAGACCGGGACCGGCAAGACCGCTGCGTTCACCCTGCCCATGCTGCACCGCCTCTCGCAAAGCGCTGCGCCCAAGAACAAGTTTGGTGGCAAGGGCATCCGTGCCCTGGTGCTCACCCCCACCCGTGAACTCGCCGCCCAGGTGGAAGAGTCGGTCCGCGAATACGGCAAATACCTGGATATCAACTCCACCGTCGTTTTCGGCGGCGTGGGCATGAACCCGCAGATCGACCGCATCAAGCGCGGCGTGGACATCTTGGTGGCCACCCCCGGCCGCCTGCTCGACCTGCAGCAACAGGGCTTTCTGGACCTGTCCACCGTGCAGGTGCTGGTGCTGGATGAAGCCGACCGCATGCTGGACATGGGCTTCATCCACGACGTGAAAAAGGTGCTGGCCCTGGTGCCCAAGGACAAGCAAAGCCTGCTGTTCTCGGCCACTTTCAGCGACGAAATCCGCGACCTGGCCAACACCCTGCTCAAGAACCCCCAGAGCATCCAGGTCACCCCGCGCAACACCACCGTGCAGCGTATCTCGCAGGTGATCCACCCCGTGGGCCGCGGCAAGAAAAAACAGGTGCTGCTGCACATCATCCAGCAGCACAACTGGAGCCAGGTGCTGGTGTTCACGCGCACCAAGTTCGGCGCCAACAACGTGGCCGAGTTCCTGACCAAGAACGGCGTGCAGGCCATGGCATTGCACGGCAACAAGAGCCAGAGCGCCCGCACGCAGGCACTGGCAGGATTCAAGAGCGGCGAGATCCGCGCGCTGGTGGCCACCGACATCGCCGCACGCGGCATCGACATCGATGACCTGCCCCACGTCGTCAACTACGAAATCCCCAACGTCTCCGAAGACTACGTGCACCGCATTGGGCGCACCGGCCGCGCAGGCGCCACGGGCGAAGCCGTGAGCCTGGTCTGCATGGACGAAGAAGGCTTCATGATGGACATCGAGCGCTTCACCAAGCAGCAGATTCCTGTCCAGGTGATCGAAGGTTTTGGCCCAGAACCTGGCGAGAAGGCCGAGCCCATCGCCATGGGCCGCCAGACGATCTGGGGTGGCGCGGGCAAGCCACCCAGCCGTGAAGTGATGCAGGCTGCCGCCAAGGCAGCGCGCAGCGAAATGATGGACCGCATCCGCACCAACAAGGCAGGCCAGGGCGGCGGCCAGGGTGGTGATCGCGCCCCCCGTTCGGGCAGCGGTGGCGGTGGCCGCTCGGGCGGTGGTGCACCACGCAGCGCGCAAGGCCCTGCCGGCGGTGGCCGTGGTGGCCAAGGCGGTGGCCGGGGCGGCGCGCGTGATGGCGCGCCCCAGGCCCCTGCACGCAGCCGGGGTCCGCGCCCCGAAGGCGGCGGCGGTGGACATCGCTACGACGATGCGCAGCCTCCCCGCGCGAATGCACACCTGGGTACACACCTGGGCCACAGCAACCCGAGCCACCGCAGCTCCAGCCACGGCGCTGGCGGGCAACCAGACCCGATGCGCACCAGCGTGGACAGCATGGCTGAACGCGGCCGCCGTGGTGGTGGTGGCGGCGGTGGTGGTTATCGCAACTCAGGAGGTGGCGGTTATGGTGGTGGATCAGGCGCGGGTGGCGGTGGTGGCCGGGGCAACGGGTCTCGTGGGCCAGGCGGTCCTCGCGGCTCTTTTAACCGCTGA
- the ettA gene encoding energy-dependent translational throttle protein EttA — protein sequence MAQYVYSMNRVSKTVPPKRQILKDISLSFFPGAKIGVLGLNGSGKSTLLKIMAGVDKEIEGEAIPMPGIKIGYLPQEPQLNNEHTVRESVEEAMGEVFAAKAKLEEVYAAYAEPDADFDALAAEQARLEAIIATAGTDSEHQLEIAADALRLPPWDAKIGLLSGGEKRRVALCRLLLSKPDMLLLDEPTNHLDAESVDWLEQFLHRFPGTVVAITHDRYFLDNAAEWILELDRGYGHPYKGNYSTWLDQKQARLESENKGEEARAKALKKELEWVRQNAKGRQAKSKARIARFEELSDYEYQKRNETQEIFIPVAERLGTQVIEFHNVTKSFGDRVLIDNLSMTIPAGAIVGIIGPNGAGKSTLFKLIAGREKPDSGEVVIGATVKMAFVDQHRDALSDDKTVWEDISGGLDMINIGKFTMASRAYAGRFNFNGGDQQKKVGLLSGGERGRLHLAKTLIAGGNVLLLDEPSNDLDVETLRALEDALLEYAGTVLVISHDRWFLDRIATHILAAEGDSQWTFFDGNYQEYEADKKKRLGEEGAKPKRMRFKALK from the coding sequence ATGGCCCAATACGTTTACTCGATGAATCGCGTCTCCAAGACCGTGCCACCCAAGCGGCAGATCTTGAAAGACATTTCCCTGAGCTTCTTCCCCGGCGCCAAGATCGGCGTGCTGGGTCTGAACGGTTCCGGCAAGTCCACACTGCTCAAGATCATGGCCGGCGTCGACAAGGAGATCGAAGGCGAAGCCATCCCCATGCCGGGAATCAAGATCGGCTATCTGCCCCAGGAACCCCAGCTCAACAACGAGCACACGGTGCGCGAAAGCGTAGAAGAGGCCATGGGCGAGGTGTTTGCCGCCAAGGCCAAGCTCGAAGAGGTGTATGCCGCTTATGCAGAGCCAGATGCGGATTTCGATGCCCTGGCGGCCGAGCAGGCGCGCCTTGAAGCCATCATCGCCACCGCGGGCACGGACTCCGAGCACCAGCTTGAAATCGCAGCCGATGCGCTGCGCCTGCCGCCCTGGGATGCCAAGATCGGCCTGCTGTCGGGTGGTGAAAAGCGCCGTGTGGCGCTGTGCCGCCTCCTGCTGTCCAAGCCCGACATGTTGCTGCTCGACGAGCCCACCAACCACCTGGACGCCGAATCGGTGGACTGGCTGGAGCAGTTCCTGCACCGCTTCCCTGGCACCGTGGTGGCCATCACCCACGATCGATACTTCCTTGACAACGCGGCCGAGTGGATCCTGGAGCTGGACCGGGGCTATGGCCACCCCTACAAGGGCAACTACAGCACCTGGCTGGACCAGAAGCAGGCCCGCCTGGAATCCGAAAACAAGGGTGAGGAAGCCCGCGCCAAGGCCCTGAAGAAGGAACTGGAATGGGTGCGCCAGAACGCCAAGGGCCGCCAGGCCAAGAGCAAGGCGCGTATCGCCCGCTTCGAGGAACTGAGCGACTACGAATACCAAAAGCGCAACGAAACGCAGGAAATCTTCATTCCTGTGGCCGAGCGCCTGGGTACACAGGTGATCGAATTCCACAACGTCACCAAGTCGTTTGGCGACCGCGTGCTCATTGACAACCTGTCCATGACGATCCCGGCAGGCGCCATCGTCGGCATCATCGGCCCGAACGGTGCCGGTAAATCGACCCTGTTCAAGCTCATCGCTGGCCGCGAGAAGCCCGATAGCGGTGAGGTGGTGATCGGTGCCACGGTGAAGATGGCCTTTGTGGACCAGCACCGCGATGCCCTGTCGGACGACAAGACCGTGTGGGAAGACATCTCCGGTGGCCTGGACATGATCAACATCGGCAAGTTCACCATGGCCAGCCGTGCCTACGCCGGGCGCTTCAACTTCAACGGCGGCGACCAGCAAAAGAAGGTCGGCTTGCTTTCCGGTGGTGAACGCGGTCGCCTGCATCTGGCCAAGACACTGATCGCGGGCGGCAACGTGCTGCTGCTGGACGAACCCTCCAACGACCTGGACGTGGAAACCCTGCGTGCACTGGAAGACGCCCTGCTCGAATATGCGGGCACAGTGTTGGTAATCAGCCACGATCGCTGGTTCCTCGACCGGATTGCCACGCACATCCTGGCCGCTGAAGGCGACAGCCAGTGGACGTTCTTCGACGGCAACTACCAGGAGTACGAGGCCGACAAGAAGAAGCGTCTGGGCGAAGAAGGCGCAAAACCCAAGCGTATGCGGTTCAAGGCCCTCAAATAG
- a CDS encoding DUF1631 family protein encodes MSQPASRSRTVFRACVVNAVRGGEALMQELVKVTQGALTAEESVVRNIQQRNLVSDSLRLLTQHEAALVKGYPMALLEIFAEGPSAAKGRSSAEDTGMDFGELSLMDESEMQAQVELSKAQQSALHATDAVLAELNTLVSSAQGLRSVQPERNPLRPESYIRALQRVVGDTGVSAEVRQLWMQHMRDLLGKLLVEEYKKTAASLREHGVQPVGYAVVGTPGGQGGRGGGYGGPGMNTGMGTGYGSGYSGYGHSTSAPMSEYGTTGYGRGGGPSTGWSGDSTQSAMAPAAEEALLTVGILRQMLAGGDPFSVPAHGVMPSQPVALQPGWGGPVVGMPVGGAQGAPMAHAGGYFPAGAAAEAIEDMAQLERLVGRLANGSPAASLSAPLSGWRASGVAPVVYAAMPMEAAAQSPAVAMEVVGRMMQNIAQDTRLLPPVQQAVKSLEPALKQLVTHDTRFFTDATHPARILLDELTQRSLAFAEESTPGFSRFMRLVQGAVGHLTANDIRDAGPFDSVLKALQSAWDTQEKKIKAQQEEQQNTLLQAEQREMLAEKTAADIRKLPGLGNVPADVLDFAAGPWADVIALAQVLKGGDGKDEDPGGYLALVPVLLWSAQPDLTRLEPDRLNEAIPGLLAKLRKGLKTINYPPTQTSAFLQRLVGLHQSAFEKPAPAAASSPEPEPAPESAPAAEPASAEPSAQAPVDTAEAPVAAPDPYADFVIGAWVELVTNGRVVRTQLTWASPHGTLFLFTAPDASTQSMTRRMRDKLFTDGSLRLLPPVTTTRALDAAASGSPRKPSGVASRAAPLAGKPPKTR; translated from the coding sequence ATGTCCCAGCCTGCTTCTCGTTCGAGAACCGTTTTTCGCGCTTGTGTCGTCAACGCCGTGCGCGGGGGCGAGGCCTTGATGCAGGAACTGGTCAAGGTCACGCAGGGGGCCCTGACGGCGGAAGAGTCTGTGGTGCGCAACATCCAGCAGCGCAATCTGGTCAGTGACAGCCTGCGCCTGCTGACCCAGCACGAAGCAGCGCTGGTCAAGGGCTATCCAATGGCGCTGCTGGAGATTTTTGCGGAGGGCCCTTCTGCCGCCAAAGGCCGCAGCTCCGCGGAAGACACCGGAATGGACTTTGGCGAGCTCTCGCTCATGGACGAGAGCGAAATGCAGGCGCAGGTCGAGCTCTCCAAGGCGCAGCAATCCGCGCTGCATGCCACCGATGCCGTGCTGGCAGAGCTCAACACGCTGGTCAGTTCTGCGCAGGGGCTTCGCAGCGTGCAGCCCGAGCGCAACCCGCTGCGGCCCGAGAGCTACATCCGTGCCCTTCAGCGGGTGGTGGGTGACACCGGTGTTTCTGCCGAGGTGCGCCAGCTGTGGATGCAGCACATGCGTGACCTGCTGGGCAAGCTGCTGGTGGAGGAATACAAGAAGACAGCCGCCAGCCTGCGCGAACACGGCGTGCAACCCGTGGGGTATGCCGTGGTGGGCACGCCGGGCGGGCAGGGCGGGCGCGGCGGCGGTTACGGTGGCCCCGGCATGAACACCGGGATGGGCACCGGATACGGCAGCGGATATTCCGGCTACGGTCATTCGACCAGCGCACCCATGAGCGAATACGGCACCACCGGGTACGGCCGTGGTGGCGGTCCGTCGACGGGCTGGAGCGGGGATTCCACGCAGTCCGCCATGGCGCCGGCTGCGGAAGAAGCGTTGCTCACCGTGGGCATCCTGCGCCAGATGCTGGCGGGTGGAGACCCGTTCAGCGTCCCCGCGCATGGCGTGATGCCATCTCAGCCGGTGGCGCTGCAGCCGGGCTGGGGTGGGCCTGTGGTGGGGATGCCGGTGGGGGGCGCGCAGGGCGCGCCCATGGCGCACGCAGGCGGGTACTTCCCAGCCGGTGCGGCGGCAGAGGCCATTGAAGACATGGCCCAGCTCGAGCGTCTGGTGGGCCGGCTTGCCAACGGCAGCCCGGCGGCTTCCCTGTCGGCGCCCTTGTCTGGATGGCGCGCCTCGGGTGTGGCGCCGGTGGTTTACGCCGCGATGCCCATGGAGGCCGCAGCACAGTCGCCTGCGGTGGCCATGGAGGTGGTAGGCCGCATGATGCAGAACATTGCCCAGGACACCCGGCTGCTGCCGCCCGTGCAACAGGCGGTGAAAAGCCTGGAGCCGGCCCTCAAGCAGCTGGTGACGCACGACACGCGGTTCTTTACCGATGCGACGCACCCTGCGCGCATCCTGCTGGACGAGCTGACGCAGCGCAGCCTTGCGTTTGCCGAGGAGTCCACGCCCGGGTTCAGCCGTTTCATGCGCCTGGTGCAGGGTGCCGTGGGGCACCTCACCGCCAACGACATCCGGGACGCCGGGCCGTTTGACTCGGTGCTCAAGGCGCTGCAGTCTGCCTGGGATACGCAAGAGAAAAAGATCAAGGCCCAGCAGGAGGAGCAGCAGAACACCCTGTTGCAGGCCGAGCAGCGCGAGATGCTGGCAGAAAAAACGGCTGCCGACATCCGCAAGCTGCCTGGCCTGGGCAATGTGCCGGCCGACGTGCTGGACTTTGCGGCCGGCCCCTGGGCAGACGTGATTGCGCTGGCGCAGGTCCTCAAGGGCGGCGACGGCAAGGACGAAGACCCGGGCGGGTACCTGGCGCTGGTGCCGGTGCTGCTGTGGAGCGCGCAGCCCGACCTCACCCGCCTGGAGCCGGACCGTCTGAACGAGGCCATCCCCGGGCTGCTGGCCAAGCTGCGCAAGGGCCTCAAGACCATCAATTACCCCCCCACCCAGACCAGTGCGTTTTTGCAGCGGCTGGTGGGGTTGCACCAGTCAGCGTTTGAAAAACCGGCGCCCGCCGCGGCGTCATCGCCAGAACCCGAGCCAGCGCCCGAGTCCGCACCAGCCGCGGAACCTGCTTCGGCGGAGCCTTCTGCCCAAGCGCCTGTGGACACCGCCGAGGCGCCTGTTGCCGCGCCTGACCCCTATGCAGACTTTGTCATAGGCGCCTGGGTGGAGCTTGTCACCAACGGTCGGGTCGTGCGCACCCAGCTCACCTGGGCCAGCCCGCACGGCACGCTGTTCCTTTTCACGGCGCCGGATGCCAGCACGCAGTCGATGACCCGGCGCATGCGCGACAAGTTGTTCACGGATGGCTCCTTGCGCCTGCTGCCTCCCGTGACCACCACCCGCGCCCTGGACGCCGCGGCGTCAGGATCGCCCCGCAAACCGTCGGGCGTTGCATCCAGGGCGGCCCCCTTGGCGGGCAAGCCCCCCAAGACGCGCTGA
- a CDS encoding TAXI family TRAP transporter solute-binding subunit: MSQAFRNTLLSLRDLIVSAGPLAILAVALVVLAYWWLNPNPPKTVTLATGPAQSAYEEFGKRYQKALAAEGIDVLLLASDGSSHNLELLRDGKADVAFVQGGTAELQPDDTDELVSLGSLFVEPVWLFYRSDSAERRARSPRIDNLRQLRGWRVNVGSEGSGVPRLMERLLEANKLAPGDVQMSRLDQTPATVKFLAGELDALVFASAPESLMVQMLLQTPGVHLLDFPQHEAYARRFPFLTPVTLPRGVVDLAANVPAGDVRLVASTTSMLAREATHPALLTLFAQNAQKLHGGSGWFNRAREFPNSRHSELPLSKEADRAMNEPVPMLQRYLPFWLANLIERMWLVLGILLAIMLPLSRVVPPLYQFRVRSRVFRWYGRLREIENDMETGKAAPAELLQALDALEAQAEKVSVPLSYADELYALRNHIHLVRKKLLRT, encoded by the coding sequence ATGTCCCAGGCCTTTCGCAACACCCTGCTTTCACTGCGCGATCTGATCGTGTCCGCTGGCCCGCTGGCCATCCTGGCCGTGGCGCTGGTGGTGCTGGCGTACTGGTGGCTCAACCCCAATCCGCCCAAAACCGTCACGCTGGCCACCGGCCCGGCGCAAAGCGCCTACGAAGAGTTTGGCAAGCGCTACCAGAAAGCACTGGCGGCCGAAGGCATCGACGTTCTGCTCCTGGCCAGCGACGGGTCTTCGCACAATCTGGAGTTGCTGCGCGATGGCAAGGCCGATGTGGCCTTCGTGCAGGGCGGCACGGCCGAACTGCAACCCGACGACACCGACGAACTGGTGTCGCTGGGCAGCCTCTTTGTGGAGCCGGTGTGGCTGTTCTACCGATCGGACAGCGCAGAGCGCAGGGCCAGGTCCCCCCGCATTGACAACCTGCGGCAACTGCGCGGCTGGCGGGTGAATGTGGGCTCGGAGGGCAGCGGAGTGCCCCGGCTCATGGAGCGGCTGCTGGAGGCCAACAAGCTGGCGCCCGGCGACGTGCAGATGTCCCGGCTGGACCAGACGCCCGCCACGGTGAAGTTTCTGGCAGGCGAGCTGGACGCGCTGGTGTTTGCCTCGGCCCCCGAGTCGCTCATGGTGCAGATGCTGTTACAGACACCCGGGGTGCATCTGCTCGACTTTCCGCAGCATGAAGCCTATGCGCGGCGCTTTCCCTTTCTCACGCCGGTGACACTGCCACGCGGCGTGGTGGACCTGGCGGCCAATGTGCCGGCAGGGGATGTGCGGCTGGTGGCGTCCACCACCTCGATGCTGGCGCGCGAAGCCACGCACCCTGCGCTGCTCACGCTGTTCGCCCAGAACGCCCAGAAGCTGCACGGTGGCTCGGGCTGGTTCAACCGGGCCCGGGAGTTCCCCAACTCGCGCCACAGCGAGCTGCCACTTTCCAAGGAAGCCGACCGCGCCATGAACGAGCCGGTACCGATGCTGCAGCGCTACCTGCCGTTCTGGCTGGCGAACCTGATCGAGCGCATGTGGCTGGTGCTGGGCATCCTGCTGGCCATCATGCTGCCGCTGTCGCGCGTCGTGCCGCCGCTGTACCAGTTCAGGGTGCGTTCACGGGTGTTCCGCTGGTATGGCCGGCTGCGTGAAATCGAGAACGACATGGAGACCGGCAAGGCAGCGCCAGCCGAACTCCTGCAGGCGCTCGATGCGCTGGAGGCGCAAGCTGAAAAGGTGAGCGTGCCGCTGTCGTATGCCGACGAGTTGTACGCATTGCGCAACCACATCCACCTGGTGCGCAAGAAGTTGCTGCGCACTTGA